In Mycobacterium sp. Aquia_213, the sequence GCCGGTGACCGAAGACCGCGATGGCCCTGCTGCCCCATTCGTCATCCACCACACCGCCCAACGCCAGCGCCTGACCCATCACCCGGCTGGCGGTGCGCAGCCCGCTCAACTGAACATCCAGGGTTATCGGGGTCAAGATCCCGGGCAGCGCCTCGGTGAGGCCGTTGGTGGCAAAGACCGGGAACCGCGGGTCGATGCGGTCGTCGAACTCGCCCTCGATGCCGTCCGGTGCGGCGCTGCGCAACTCGTCGGACGGCGCGGGGCGCGGGATAACCTCCACGGGAAGCGCCATCTGCACCCCGTGGCTGGTCGCACCGTCAGGACCCAGTCTGCGACCGACGAGCCCCCGCGCGGTATCGGCGACCGCGTCGAACGCCGGCCAGCCGAACTCGAACATCCAATCCTCTTGTACGGCAACAATATCCACCGGAGGAATCAGTTGCGACCAGCTGCGAATCCGGTGACTCCGGGACCGGGGATCGACGGCGCGCAACAATCGCCACGCGGTCACCACGTTGGTGGTGTCCGGAGTGGCCAGATCCACCACGCCGGTGCGGTCGGTATTCAGCGCAAAGACCAGAAAGCGCGCCAGGTCGTCGAGGTGCAGCACCCGCATCGGCTGCGCCGAGACCTTGGTACGCAGCAGGGTCGCCACGGTACGGCACACCATCCAGTCGAGCTGGCGGCCCACCGGCGGCGCGATCCGGATGATCAGACTCGGCCCCAGACTCGTGGACACCAGGTCCTCGGCGGGCTCGTACACCTGCGGGGACCCCGCGGCTTGGGACACGAACAGCAGGCGGGCACCGGCGCGGCCGGCCGCATGCGTCACATGCGCCACCCCGTTGATGCCGGCGCTGCCGGGTGCGTCCGCTTCGACCGGGGCCAGATGAATCACCGCGTCGGCTTCGTCGGCCAGTTCTTGCAGGACGGGGTCGCTCAGCGGTGCGCAGACGAACTCGACCGCCGGGTCCAGACGAGCGTCGGGATGCTCAGAAATGCCGGCGACCGAATGCCCGGCAGCAATCAGCTGCCGTGCAACCAGCCGCCCGACGGTGCCGGTGGCGTCGGTAACCAGGATGTGCACCTGGGCTCACCTCCCCCAACGTCCACTCCGACAATATGCGCGCCACTATCAGAGCGCGACTGTTACGCCGATTACAGTGCTCTGGCCTGGGATTTTATTTCCGGCCTGGGCTATCGCAGCGTGGCGCTGCCGTCCCCGGCGACGGCGACCTTGGCGCCACCGATGTCTTCACGAACAGTTGCCTGCGCCGCGTCGGGGTCGGCGATGACCGCGAGCGCCCGGGACCCGTCGGGCGTGCGCACAGCAACGAAAGCCTTCTGGGGCTGTCCGTCACGATCGAACGGCGTCGTCCACGATTCGACCGTGCCGACACCTTCCCACTGCACCAACCCTTCCCGGGTCGGCTCCCGCTCCACCACGGATTGCAGGTTTTCCCAACGGAATTCGGCCGGTGGTTCGGTGCTGTAAACCCCGAAGCTGTGCTTGGTCAGATAGCCGCCGTTCGCGGTGATCAGGGCGCGTCGTCCGGGATTGGCCACCAGTAGTTCGGCCACGGTGGCAATCGAGTGCATCACGTAATTGCTCCACGGGCCGCCGGCGAACGTCAGCCCACCCGTGACGGTCAGCGGGCGGGCGGGGTCGTCGGTGCTCAATCCGAGCTCGGCCGCCGCCACCTGAACGGCGGACGGGAAGCACGAGTACAGGTCGACGTAGTCGACATCGTCGATCCCCACGCCGGCGAGCTCCAGCGCCCGCGCGCCGGCGATCCGGATGGCCGTGGAACGGTGCAGCTCGTCGCGCTCGGCGATCGAGGGCGTGTCGTAGGCGTCGGTGCCGGCGTGCGGATAAATCCACTGTTCGGCGGGGATGTCCAGGCGTTCGGCCCGCTCGACCGACGTCAGGATCAACGCGGCACCCTGATCCACCATGTTGTTGGAGTTCATCAGCTTCGTATAGGGCCAGCTGATCATCCGGTTCTGCGGGCCGGGCCGCGAGATCTCGGCCGCGGTCGACGGCTTGTGGATCCAGGCGTGCGGATTGCCCACCGCGACGGCGTTGAAGCGGGCCCACAACTCGCCGATGCGGTTGCCGTGGTCCTCGACCGACTCGCCGTTGGCGATACGCAGCGCCTGCTCGAACAGCGGGTAGACGTAGGCCGGCCGGTCCAGCTTGATCCTGATCTCCGCGTCGCCGGCCATCGGGACGTCCTCGCCGCTGACCTGTGCCATCGGCACGGAATCATCCTGAGCCGTCCACTCGAGCCGGCCCCCCTTGGCCTTCAATCCTCGCCTGGTGCGCCAGGTTTCGGCGCCGGTGAGCAGCACCACGCCGGCGCGGCCCTGCTGGATGTCCAGGCAGGCCTGGTTCAGCAGCGTCTGCGGCACGTTGCCGCCGACCGGGCTGTACAGCGTGGTGAACTCCCTCGCGCCGATCCGCTCGCCGACCAGCAGCCCGGCGTCGCGGTAGGTCGCCGACAGGACGTTCACCACCCGGATGGAGTCCACGGCCTCGAGGACCTGGGCAGCGGCGGCTTCCCGGGCCGCGGCGACCATCAGGTCGACGGGTTCGACCGAACGTGTTTCCGGGTTGATCTCGTCACGGTGGTTGACCTGGCCGTACCCGATCAGCACGGGTGTTTTGGGGTCGACAGGCATGGGACGAACTTATCTTGGCGACGGCGCGGGCCCGGCCGGCGGTGTGACTACGCGCTGTCGGCGGCCGCGAAGAGCACCTGATCGGCGATGAGTCGGTCGATCTCCTCGGTGCTCATGCCAAGTAGTTTTCGACAGAGCTCGCGGGTGTCCTGACCCGGCAGCGGCGCGGGACGTTGTGGGGCCGGCGGGATGTGGTGAAACGGCGCCGGCCCGGTCTCGGCCGGCAGCGGCCGTTCGACCAGCGGATGCACCATGTCGCTGAGTAGCTGACGCTCGATCAGCTGCGGGTCCTGCAGAACGTCCGGCGGGCGGTTCATCGGGCCGGCCGGAACGCCGGCCGCCTGCAGCGCCTCGGCGGCGTGTCTCGGGGTATGCGTGCTGGTCCAGGCGGAGAGCAGCCGAACCAACTCCGCGCGATGAGCCGTCCGCGACTCCCCGGTCGCGAAGCGCGGATCGTCAGCCAGTGCAGGCTGCTCGAAAAGTGCTGTGAGACTGTGCCATTCGCTATCTGAGCGGATCGAGATGGCACACCATTCGTCATCGCCGGCGCACGGGTAGACCGCGTGCACGCTGGTGTCGTCGCAGACCTCGGCGACGCCGGCTCCCAAAGCGGCCTGGGTGACGTACAGGGTGTCCAGCTGATTGACGACGACCTCGGCCTGCGAGATGTGTACGTGGGCCGGCTCGCCGGTCCGATCGCGCCGGATCAGGGCGGCCAGCGCGGCGATTGCGGTGACCCGTCCCACGATGTGGTCGGGGAAGATCGTCGTCGCGTCGTAGAACGCATGCCGGGCGCCGGCGGCGCGGGCTTCTTCGGACGCTTCCTCCGATGTCCAGAGGCTGGTCACGCCGGTGGTGGCGCGGACCAGCGGGCCGTAGCCCATCCGCCTGCTCCATGGCCCCCGGTTTCCGAAGGCGCTGCTGCCCGCGAGCACGATGCGGGGGTTGATCTCGCGCAGCGTGTCGAACGAAAACCCAAGCGAGGTAAGGGTTCCCGGCTTGAAGTTGGCGAACACCGCGTCGGCCTCGGCGACCAGTCGGCGGAAGATCTGTTTGCCTTGCTCGCTACGCAGGTCGAGGCCCAGCGCCAGGTGATTGCGGTGCGTCCAGGCGAACGACTCGCTCATCACGGCGCCGACCCGCGATTGCCGCAACCCGTCGGGATAGTTGGCGCTTTCGACCTTGATCACCTCGGCGCCCAGGTCACCGTAGAGCCGGCTGAGTTCTCCGCCGGCCACGATCACGCCCAGATCGAGGATTCTCAAGTCTTTGAACGGATACTCGCCGGCCCGGCCAGACGGTGCTGCCGCCACCGGGTCGGCCAGCCAGTGCGGTTCGTCGGCTCCGACGGCCGGTGCCGGAGTCCGGAAGCCGGAGCGTTCATCGTCGACCACGAAGTATCCGGTCGGCACGTCGGTGTGTACCCCGGGGACGAGCTCGGCATTCGTGATCGCGCCCACGGCCTGGAAGTGCTCGGAGGCCAGGATCCGCGACGGCGTCAGCACCGCGGAGATCGGGACGCCGTGCGCCTGGCCCTCGGCAACCAGCTCCTTCATCGTCTTGTCGGCGAACAGCGCGTCGACCAGCATGCTGATCTGCGGCCACGCCGCGAACCGCGCACCCAGCGTGTCGTAGCTGGGATCCTGAAATTCCTCCGGCTCCCCCAGCCAGCGGCGCAGGCCGCGCCACTGCCGCGGCGCCATGACGCAGAGCCGGACATAGCCGTCCCGGCACGGACAGATCGGGTAGGGGTCCTGGTTTTTCGGGCGCCCCCGCCACGCGCTGGTGCGCTGTCCGGCAGTGGCCTGACCATGCGCGCCGAACGCCGGGTCGAGCGCCATGACGACCGCGTCGAAGCGAGAGAAGTCGATGTAATCGCCTGTGCCGCAACGCAGTCTGTCGTAATACGCGACGAGCGCGGCCCAGGCCGCCTGCACGGCGGCGGTGGCCGAGGCGATGCCGTCGGGCGGCAACACCGGGGTGCCGATGGTCGGTCCGGATCGCGACAGCGCACCGGACATCGCGAACAGCACCGGGTCGGTCGCGCGCCACGACGCGCGCGGACCGGTCGCGCCGAAGTCCGTGATCGACAGCACGACCAGATGCGGATAGCGATCGGCCAACTCGGCGCCCGAAGTCCCGAACGCGACGGCCTGCGCCCCGGCATCGACGACGATGTCGGCACCCTCGACGAGCTCGAAGAAGCCGCGGCGGTCGTCGTCGTCGCGCGAATCCAGCACCACGCCGCGCTTGTTGGCGTTGTGCACGGCGAACGGGATGCTGGCGCCGGCCAGCGTCGGCCGGTCGTCGCGAGCAGGGCTGCCGCCCGGGGGCTCCACCTTGACGACGTCGGCGCCCAGGTCGGCGAGCAGCCGGGTCACCGTGTCGGTGACGCCACCCGACACGTCGACGACGCGCACCCCGGCGAGCAACCTGTCGGCCATTCGCCCACCGTACCGGCCCGCCGCGGCCAAATGCACAGCCGCTCAACCTGGTTCGGATGAGCAGCGCCGACCGGCTACGCTGCGTAGTTTGTCGTCCGACACGCCGGAATGGAGAGATAGGGTCCTGAGCGCGCACTTGAGTTATGTCGAAGCCCTTTTGGTCGGCGCCGCGCAGGGCGTGACCGAACTATTTCCGGTCTCCAGCCTCGGCCACTCGATCTTGGTGCCGGCGCTGGTCGGCGGCCACTGGGCGCGCGACTTGGACGTCTCCGCACCCCAATCGCCGTACCTGGCGTTCATCGTCGGCCTGCACGTGGCCACCGCCGCCGCACTGCTGGTGTTCTTCTGGCGGGACTGGCTGCGGGTGCTGTCCGGATTCGTGTCCTCGGCGCGGCATCGACGAATCCAGACTCCCGACGAGCGGTTGGCCTGGCTGATCGTGGGCGCCACCATCCCGGTGGGCCTGGCGGGCCTGTTCCTGGAAAAGCTGTTTCGCACCACGCTGGGCAAACCGATTCCCGCGGCGGCCTTCCTGCTGCTCAACGGAATTGCCCTCTACGCGGGCGAGGTGCTGCGCCGCCGCGCGGTGGCGGCCCCGGCAGACCAGGATGTCGCCGACGACCGATCCGCGCATACCGGCGAAGCCGTCGACAACCGGCTCGCCGAGGTGCCGCTGGGTCGTGGCGTGTTGATCGGCAGCGCTCAGATCCTGGCGTTGCTTCCCGGTATCAGTCGATCCGGCATCACGATTGTGGCGGGTCTGTGGCGCGGCCTATCCCACGAAGACGCTGCCCGCTTCTCCTTTCTGCTGGCCACGCCGATCATCCTGGCTGCCGGGGTGTACAAGATCCCCGAGCTGTTCGGGCCGATGGGCGCCGGGATCGGTGGCCAGGTTTTGGCGGGCAGCCTCGCCTCGTTCGTCTGCGCCTACCTCGCCGTGCGCTACCTCACCCGGTACTTCGAAACCCGCACCCTGATCCCGTTCGCCATCTACTGCGCGCTGTTCG encodes:
- a CDS encoding CoA transferase, with the translated sequence MADRLLAGVRVVDVSGGVTDTVTRLLADLGADVVKVEPPGGSPARDDRPTLAGASIPFAVHNANKRGVVLDSRDDDDRRGFFELVEGADIVVDAGAQAVAFGTSGAELADRYPHLVVLSITDFGATGPRASWRATDPVLFAMSGALSRSGPTIGTPVLPPDGIASATAAVQAAWAALVAYYDRLRCGTGDYIDFSRFDAVVMALDPAFGAHGQATAGQRTSAWRGRPKNQDPYPICPCRDGYVRLCVMAPRQWRGLRRWLGEPEEFQDPSYDTLGARFAAWPQISMLVDALFADKTMKELVAEGQAHGVPISAVLTPSRILASEHFQAVGAITNAELVPGVHTDVPTGYFVVDDERSGFRTPAPAVGADEPHWLADPVAAAPSGRAGEYPFKDLRILDLGVIVAGGELSRLYGDLGAEVIKVESANYPDGLRQSRVGAVMSESFAWTHRNHLALGLDLRSEQGKQIFRRLVAEADAVFANFKPGTLTSLGFSFDTLREINPRIVLAGSSAFGNRGPWSRRMGYGPLVRATTGVTSLWTSEEASEEARAAGARHAFYDATTIFPDHIVGRVTAIAALAALIRRDRTGEPAHVHISQAEVVVNQLDTLYVTQAALGAGVAEVCDDTSVHAVYPCAGDDEWCAISIRSDSEWHSLTALFEQPALADDPRFATGESRTAHRAELVRLLSAWTSTHTPRHAAEALQAAGVPAGPMNRPPDVLQDPQLIERQLLSDMVHPLVERPLPAETGPAPFHHIPPAPQRPAPLPGQDTRELCRKLLGMSTEEIDRLIADQVLFAAADSA
- a CDS encoding NAD-dependent epimerase/dehydratase family protein, translating into MHILVTDATGTVGRLVARQLIAAGHSVAGISEHPDARLDPAVEFVCAPLSDPVLQELADEADAVIHLAPVEADAPGSAGINGVAHVTHAAGRAGARLLFVSQAAGSPQVYEPAEDLVSTSLGPSLIIRIAPPVGRQLDWMVCRTVATLLRTKVSAQPMRVLHLDDLARFLVFALNTDRTGVVDLATPDTTNVVTAWRLLRAVDPRSRSHRIRSWSQLIPPVDIVAVQEDWMFEFGWPAFDAVADTARGLVGRRLGPDGATSHGVQMALPVEVIPRPAPSDELRSAAPDGIEGEFDDRIDPRFPVFATNGLTEALPGILTPITLDVQLSGLRTASRVMGQALALGGVVDDEWGSRAIAVFGHRPYVGVSANVVAAHQLLGWDDEALIERALLDQPQVGDVLPFGQPRLAAGALGSVAKAVATTRSLALMRHLKADTRAYSTAAKVEHWDATQLGLLPDAGLGVRVRLLRDRIHQGWILTALWLIDSGVTAAALEHTAAGSRVPGVSAIMESDRVADEIAGLTAALRADPPLRAMAQEGNLASIRALSPPTAALLDAAIAKIGHRGPGEGELASRVFSDDPAMLLMAAAETAGEPCEPDPPVTLGRRIATNARISRELAHDTTMRFTHELRMTLRELGSRRVTADLIDVADDVNYLTCDELVTMPADARLRIKRRRAERERLQAQHPPEVIDHDWVPADRTSAQEISEG
- a CDS encoding undecaprenyl-diphosphate phosphatase, which translates into the protein MSAHLSYVEALLVGAAQGVTELFPVSSLGHSILVPALVGGHWARDLDVSAPQSPYLAFIVGLHVATAAALLVFFWRDWLRVLSGFVSSARHRRIQTPDERLAWLIVGATIPVGLAGLFLEKLFRTTLGKPIPAAAFLLLNGIALYAGEVLRRRAVAAPADQDVADDRSAHTGEAVDNRLAEVPLGRGVLIGSAQILALLPGISRSGITIVAGLWRGLSHEDAARFSFLLATPIILAAGVYKIPELFGPMGAGIGGQVLAGSLASFVCAYLAVRYLTRYFETRTLIPFAIYCALFGAGSLAWLTLR
- a CDS encoding acetyl-CoA acetyltransferase, which produces MPVDPKTPVLIGYGQVNHRDEINPETRSVEPVDLMVAAAREAAAAQVLEAVDSIRVVNVLSATYRDAGLLVGERIGAREFTTLYSPVGGNVPQTLLNQACLDIQQGRAGVVLLTGAETWRTRRGLKAKGGRLEWTAQDDSVPMAQVSGEDVPMAGDAEIRIKLDRPAYVYPLFEQALRIANGESVEDHGNRIGELWARFNAVAVGNPHAWIHKPSTAAEISRPGPQNRMISWPYTKLMNSNNMVDQGAALILTSVERAERLDIPAEQWIYPHAGTDAYDTPSIAERDELHRSTAIRIAGARALELAGVGIDDVDYVDLYSCFPSAVQVAAAELGLSTDDPARPLTVTGGLTFAGGPWSNYVMHSIATVAELLVANPGRRALITANGGYLTKHSFGVYSTEPPAEFRWENLQSVVEREPTREGLVQWEGVGTVESWTTPFDRDGQPQKAFVAVRTPDGSRALAVIADPDAAQATVREDIGGAKVAVAGDGSATLR